The Benincasa hispida cultivar B227 chromosome 11, ASM972705v1, whole genome shotgun sequence genome has a segment encoding these proteins:
- the LOC120092060 gene encoding low temperature-induced protein lt101.2-like, producing the protein MRRERAERQRQRERAMQGDRIPKRMGSATFIEVLLAIFIPPLGVFLRYGIGIEFWIDLVLTLFGYLPGIIYAVYVLVGTR; encoded by the exons ATGCGGCGGGAGCGGGCCGAGCGGCAGCGACAGCGAGAAAGAGCAATGCAAGGCGATCGAATACCAAAGAGAATGGGCTCTGCCACCTTCATCGAAGTGCTTCTCGCCATCTTCATTCCTCCCCTCGGCGTCTTCCTTCGCTACGGCATTGGG ATAGAGTTTTGGATTGATTTGGTGCTCACACTTTTCGGATACCTTCCTGGAATTATTTACGCCGTTTATGTATTGGTTGGAACGCGATGa